Below is a window of Amphiprion ocellaris isolate individual 3 ecotype Okinawa chromosome 15, ASM2253959v1, whole genome shotgun sequence DNA.
GTGTGTTCACCAAAATATAAAGATAACTATCGCTTACAATCTCGCCTATTCAGTATCCATTCTCTCCAGGGTGGTTGAGAACTCTAATGGCAGAGAAACCATGTCTTTCCATTATTTATGGAATAAATAATGGAAGAACCCTGCCAGCCCCCCCAACCACCTCATTAGCTATTgtatacattaaaataaatcatgttttcatcaGACATTAGTGTTCTGCAGTAATATCCCACAATGCTCATAGCAGTGAACATGTGGGTAAAGCGAAACTACAGATTTACTCTCTGAGGCATTTCCAACGACATGGCCCTACAGTGAAAGGTCTGTCGGGATAGACCTCAGGTTCCACTAGTTGACACCATTTAGCCAGCTCATTTCTATGACTCTTAGTTCAATGTTCACCTTTGTTGTGGAATCCTTACTGATGTCTGGGATCAGGAAATCATCCTTTGCTGCAACACAAACCTATACGAACAATATTCAGGACATAAGAGAAGGGATGTGTTGACAAGAAATGCATATTGTTTATTACAACAccatttttcactgttaaaagcCACTTGGATCACATTCAACCACTAAGACAAAGCCTATGATGGATTTACTATGGTGCGAAATACATAGTATCCACTGTGCTGGTTTTATATTGTGGTTGGGTAAGAACTATTTCTAGGACCACATATTTCATGATCCattataggaaaaaaaaaaacctgatgaGTCGCATTAGCATGAAATATAAAACGTTAAAATTGAGATGCTCCTAAGATGCCTTGTTTCAACACATATACCAGGACTCCAAACACAGGCAGCATGGAGACCAACGATGCCAGATGTTGACTTGATCTAGCACTGGCTTTTGAACAAACCAGCTGATGACCCAACTGGCTGCAGATACCACAGTGCTCACATTGTGTTCATAccattactggaaaaaaaacatttacaaaagaaAACCTCACTTACCAAAGTATGACTTCACAAGACTCATGTTTCTGCCATGACCTAAAGGCAAATGACAACTTTGAGTAAAACACCATTAAATTATGAATTTCTCACACTGCCAAAAACTATTTGTTAAAGATTATACaacatgaaaatgtgttttaagtgttttgaatgttttatacacttcaatccatccattcattaacTATATCCACTTTATTCTATAGAAGGTTGCAAAGGGCTGCAATCTATCTCGGCCAGATTCCCAATAAAGcagttctcatttacatattggtttctgttgtcagaaaacgaacaaaaaaaaaaaaaaaaaaaagtattactGTAGTTTCTGGACTATAAGCTGCtacttttttttcacactttgaaccctgcggcttatacaacaatgcggctaatgtatagatttctACAGGTGAGCTTCATGCCGCCAATacgtttagcctcgtcacatcagaccaataaaattaccaaacaggtcacagtggaccaatgaaactcTTCACATGAAATCAAacgcactcacactaaattcttcagattggtgattttgcgcttcatgcacacaccttcatcatggaaaacacaagaagaaatgcatatgatgcagcttttaagttaaaggcaatcgatctgcctgtcgaagaaggaaatagaaCTGCTGCATGTTAGCCTGGCATCAATGAATCGATAATTAGACGTTGGAGTCAGCCACGTGAAGAACTGACTCAATAgttttactgccgtgttacaggcactgttcggaaaaaaacattcatttaattaaaggttaaaaaaaaattctgtgtaaatatctcatgtcaTAATgtggacacctgcggcttatagatggtgcggcttatatatgtacaaaattgtttttgtttttagatttagatttagaatATTTAGTGGGTGCGCTCAATAGTCTGGAAATTACGGTAAATAGTTATGAAACTACATGTTGACCAGCAGTCACTTCTTAACAATCTCCAAGCTGCTGCTTGAACAGAGCGGAGAGAGTTActgtggacagcagcagctcagcggCATTTAAAGCTTACAGGCACAACAGCCCAATTACAACTAGGTTTACTTTTCAGCAAGTTCAGTaagtaaatattacaaaagacaACTTAACTTTTAATATTACATTTCTGTGCGCTGACGAGTTACTTACacctaccaaatttcatagctgtaggtcaCACGTACTGGCAGTAGCTCCTGGTTTAAATTttccaggtggtgctattgAGCTATTTTGGCTCACACCTATGCAATTGATGAGGGCCCGACtctgatcaaacatgtaaagtttgaggcagactggagcatgtacagtctagttagacagcacttcctgtttcgtGGCGAAACATATAAAATGTCCAGCAgctggcgctatgactgtgactcTATATTGCCATTGACCTGTGAACATCATCAGGAGAGgagtctgatcacacatgtaaagtttgagaccAACTGGAGCACGTACAGGATAGTTCTGGCTAAATTTGAGCTCTGTTGGAGTTACTCACTTTGAGTTTACAGCTGtaccaaatgtgcaaaaattggtcctAAATCacccaaaatatgacaaagttcAAAATGGCCGATATCTTGTTGGGGTTTAGGTATGGCTGCCAATTCCATTTCCGTGCGTCTTGAAGAGTTACTTATCCATATCAAATTTCAAAGCTGTAAGTGACATGTACTGGTAGTAGTTCCTGTTTAAAATTTCCCAGCTGGAACTAatgagccattttgccacacagtGTGCAGTTCCtctaaaatataacatttttcacTAGTCCagatgtgtgtgcaaagtttTGCGCGTTTCAGTATTTTTAGGCCTTCAAAAGTCCAAATGGAAAGTCTGCCAAAGAATAAAAACCAAAATTAATTCCTCGCATTTCAAGAGGGTTCTCGCACCACTCTATGGTGCTCGGATCCTAATGACATGTATGGTACCACAGCCACAGCCTGCTACTAAAGTGTATCaaacaaaactgcagatttaatCTGAGGCACTTCCAGCCGCATGACTCCACAGTGAAAGGTCTGTCGGGATAGACCTCAGCTTTCACTAGCTGACACCATATAACCAGCTCACTCTTAATAACTCTCTGCCAATACTCAGCTTTGTTGTGGAATCCCAGCTAATGTCTGGGATCAGGTCATCCTGCAGCATAACTGCTTCTATTTAAACACTGGGATTGTCTCTGTCCACATCACTCATAGTTGAGTTACACTAAATAAAGCTGCAACACCTTGTCCATTCTGTCATCCATGACTCCCCCAAAAAGTGCACTGAACCCAGCATAGCACATGCTGCATTGTGCCTGAAAACCCTGAGACATACAAATTgtagaaaggaagaaaaaaacaacaacaataaagccCCAACTTTCATGCTAATCAGCGTAGATGCATGTTTCAACACACATACCAGGACCCCAAACACAGGTGGCATGGAGACCAACGATGCCAGATGTTGACTTTTTCTAGCACTGAAGTTTGAACAAACCAGCTGATGAACGAACTGGCTGCAGATACCACACAGTGCTGTCATTGTGTACTACAGTAGCACTAGTTTTCTCTTGTATTACAATTGACTGGTaacttttactttaaattttCTTCCTTTCACATCTCTAGTCATAGCAATCACCTGTTGGTTGTTTTATTACTATGGTGTACAGCTGTATTATGACAGAAAGTGATCTCAATACACACCCTCTTTACTTACATTATATTACTGCATCTGTGCAGAAGGCCAAGACGCTGATGAAACCTGCAAAGGGCCGAGGCCAGTGAGAATGTTGGTGAAAATGGACAATCAACATATACAGTTCTCAGAGCAGCACGTTGTTCAGAAAGGCAGCTGTCACTCACACTTCAGAGCAGTTGAACATATGAAGCCAATCATCATAACTGTTATTTAACAGCATACAGTTTCTGAAACACAACTTACCGAGCAGGACTACAGCCATCTCCAAAACCTAGTGGATAGTGACACAGAACAGTTAAAATTTATCGACATTAAAACCATCAACTACTTGCAACATCTAACAACTGTCAGTTCCCATTAGTAACACTGCTGCATAGAATAAGCAGCAGTGGGTTGCAAGAGGATTCTTTGCTCTGTGCACTGTATGAGCTCTACAGTCCACTTGACAGGACCAGAGCTCCTACTGTGCCAAAAAAAAGATACCATGACAGCTTGTTTccatttaatgaaaaataatatgtATCCACTGCCAGGCTTCTGCTTTGTATACATTGTTCTCTGAGGCCTGTCCTTACTATCCAGGAGCATATCTATGCCTTATTAACAACTCAAATAttctaaatgtgtattttgaagATATATTTTATGGACAAGTGCATTAAAATGTTACAGTCAACAAAGAACACAGAAACTCACCTCAACCACAACAGTGGCAGCACAAACTGTGGGACACCAGCGCCTCACCACAATCAACAATTAGGTCATATCCTGCAAAAGAAAGGTTCCTTTACAGCTGGAAAAGCTGATCAGAAAGTCTGCAATTGTGTTATACCAGTTAGGAACTAAAACTTGGTGTACGCctgaaaaagataaaaactaaataacttATTGAGTGTGCCAGGTCTCATTGTCACCGTTCAACAACTAACAATGCAGAGGTGAAAGCAAAACCTGATATTCTATAGCCACTGCTGGCCTGGAATCAGCCCACCGCACAGGAAAATTCCACTGCTCTAATCAGCACTGTGGCACAGGATGCAGTGATTGATATATAGAGATCAGACTAATGAGACTTTAGATCCAACAATTATATCTCACTGATATATCATTTTACTCAAAATCCAATGTGTTTATAGCCATTTGGAACAACAACATTGGAAGTTGTTGccatcacattttgaaatgttcaaaatctctGAATTTCCCTCAGTATTAAAGTTTCCAGAGTTCTCGCCTGTTGGCTAAATATAGTATAATATTTAATGTCTTTTGCTTGTAACTGAGGTTTGGTGCGGTAATTAATCAGTGCAGTTAATAATTAAAGCAATTTAAGAACATATTTATCAATATGTCATTAGACCTACATGTCAGAATGCACTGTAAATTAGCTGTAGTATCTGGTCGCAGTTCACCTGATTTTTAAAAGGTTAGCTTTTGTTATTGATAACTCAgctgtgttttaattttgaCTGCAGTAAGTGGGTGCGTTGTCCTGTTAAATGTTTAACGGAGCCCTTTGAACACACGGAGCATCACGCGGCGTGGCAGCTAGGTTGCTATGCTAAATGAAGGACGACAACGTGTTGCCCCAAAATATGAGAATATCCTGTTTGAGCTGCCAGATAAATTCAGCAATAGTTAACCATGACTATCGTCTGTCTCGCTCTGTACCATGAGCAGTTTGAAGCGGTTCACTAACGTAGTTGTTCCTACTTACCCATCGTGCACATTTCGCTACTGCACTTCAGCAGAAAGCAGACGAAGAGAGGAGCCTCTCTCGAGTAGCACACTAATTTATAGGATTGTTTACGACAGTTCAAGCAGCTTTTCGATAGATACACGTTCAAGGCAACTGGGAAATCCAGGAACTTCATGAACTGAAAGtcaataaagctgattctgatagAACACAAAGATGTAGCCGTGACAGTAGCCAGTGTTTTAAAATATAGATATTGCGGTACTGAAGCTACAAATTCTGAAACATGGATGCTTCACACACAGCATTAACCAAGTAGCATGGAAGATCACCATAAACACCTAAAAATCGAGCAAATGTGAAACATGGTCACAACACCCTCCTCTGTAACTGTTGGCCCCTCAACTGTTGTTGCAAAACATTAAGCTAACCTTTCAAATCCGAAATGTTATCACTTCATAGTTTTATCCTGTTACatatatctgtgaaattttacaaATAGAATGTTCAATTTATGACAAAGTATCAGAATAAACACCTTCTTAAGTCAGACTATAAAGTATGCTGCACTAAGTGTTAATGCAtccatgctttttaaaaaaaaacaaaacactacaaTTCAAAGAATATATTGTTCATTTACAACAAACTTATCAAAGCCATTGGCTTTGGGAATGAACGGAAAACTCCATTTTGTCCTTTCTAGTTGACTTGGCATTATGGTTGTGGATATTCTTTTaaacacactaccagtcaaaagttaggacacaccttctcattcaatgttttttctttattttgactATGTTCAGCATTGTAGATACATACCGAAGACATCAAAACAATGAAGccagatatatggaattatgtagcaaacaaacaattgtgaaataattccaaatatgttttatattttaggttcCTCAAAGTAGTCACTGTTTGCTTCAATGACACCTTTTGCTAACCTTTTTCTGGTCGCCAGCTTGTGAACAGTCTGTCTatggtgtgaatgtgtgtgggtCTATCAAAAGAACTTAGAGTAAGAAAAATGATGCCAGATGaagtatttcatttattgtttcagtGTGGTTATCCAAAGCATGAGttattcattttacagaaatgagttgcatgtttttaaacaCTCAGCTTACCTGTGTTCaacaattttctttattttttgctaataaATGTGAATCATTttaggatagatagatagatagatagatagatagatagatagatagatagatagatagatagacagacagacagacagacagacagacagacagacagacagacagacagacagacagacagacagacagatagatagatagatactttattaatcctgagggaaattcaagtgttcagcagcttacatacaacataaaataacaaaaaggcacGTTAGTAACATTCatattaaaggttagtatatactctgaaaatCTTGCTGTACAATACCATACTATAAAAAAACACTTGTGATTTCAAAATCTATAGAAtactaaatgaaattaaaatattcaatATGCGGTagttacacatttcaaggcatgGTGAATttgagtgatttaaagtgactttgacaggTAGTAGGAAAACAGTTATATCGAATTACCAAAGGTGCATGGGCattctataataataatgacattgGTCCTAATGTGATTATGACTGTGACCCCCCTGACCACTCAGTGATGAGTTGTACAGTCTGATGGCCAGGGGGATAAAAGAGTTTGAGTCTGTTGGTGGAGCAGGTCAGAGACAGCAGCCTGGAGCTGAACACACTCTTCTGACTGTTCCCAGTCCTGTGCGAAGGATGCTGTTTTCCAGGATGGAGAGAACCTTCTCCAGGGTCCTTCTCTCTGCTAATGAAACCAGAGAGTCCAGCTCTGTGCCCCCACTGAGCCAGCTCTCCTCACCAGTCTGTCCAGCCATGCAGCATCCCTCTTTTTAATGCTCCCTCCCCAACAAACTATCACATAAAAGAGAACACTGGTCATGACAGACTGGTAAAACATCCGCAGCAGTTTCTTGCAGATGTTAAAGGACCCCAGTCTCCTCAGGAAGTACAGGCAGCTCTGTCCTTTCCTTTAAACGCCGTCTCTGTTGTCtgaccagtccagtttgttgacCAACTGCAGACCCAGGTACTAGTATGTCGTGACCACCTCCACGTCCGTGATGGAAATGGGTTGGAGAAGGGGTCTATTCCTCCTGAAATCTACCACCATCTCCTTGGTCTTGGAGGTGTTCAGCTGCAAGTGGTTTGAGCTGCACTATCCCAAGAAGTCCTCCACTACGCCCCTGTACTCCCCCTCCTGTCCACCCTCCACACATCCAACAATCACAGTATTGTCCGAGTAGTTCTGCACGTGGCAGAGCTCAGACACTGCCAGATACAGCTTCATTGTGATTTCTGTTCTGTTAAGGGTAAAGTGAACCATATTGGCTTAACGGAGGAAATCTTAGAATGCTGAATAGCCTTGTTGGCGCTAAAATTGAAAAAGGttctaaataaatacatctagGAATTAAATATACAAACTCAGGGCGCAGCTGATAGGGCAAGGCATAAAAAAGCACTACATTTCAACAGTCATACCAGCTGTGCAATATAACCAAATTGCAAAATAATTCCCGATTGAATCATTTTTCAGtaactgcattattttaaagttgACAAGTACTTACTCTTGCAAACAAGAACTAAAGTTTAGAAAAACTACAAGTGAACTATAGTAAATACACCTATATTTGCTGACACATGagttagaaaacctgtgatcagAGACAAAACTGAGTACAGTATGTCTGATGTACAATTAGCCCAACTGCATTAACACGGTTATAAAAAGGGCTGTGAACACCATGGCTCGGTgattagcactgttgccttgcagcaaCCCAGcctggatggacggatggatggatggatgtgctTTGGGGAATACAAATGCTCTAGTCTTCAGAGTACTACATCTTTTAAgtacataacaaaaaaaaaaaaactcagaaaaatgGATACTTGGCTTAAAATCTCTGCTTACATTCGTCTAACATGTAAtgtagaaaagcttgttttctttcttttttttttttaagataagtCAATAAAACAATGGCCAAGGGTTGAGCACATAAATTCTACAATTAAATCAACAgtctgtttttcaaaaaaggTGTAATTGAAAATTTGCATAACTGAGTGTTAGCATAACATCAACTGCATCACTGACTAGTTTCACAATACAGATGTTTAatcaatttatttaaaataagaaGTGTTTTTTCTGGtcttaaacaacaataacaaaaaaatcatcaaaaagcaGGGAAAGTTATAGACAGCAGAGTTTGCTAATGCTTAAAAGGGTCCTTTCACACAGGTATTCCAGAATTAAAAGGGGTTCTGCAGATTGATGCATTAGTGGTTGTAGCACATTTTGGTGACACTTTGATTTGCTGCTCTTTCAAACTTAGTAGTCCTGAAGTGCCACCACATCTCTAAATTGGTAACAATCATTTCTCAGTACATCAAAACTACGCTGTATGTGTGAATTCAGCTATACAGTTCTGCAGTGACTCTACATGTTGCTCAGCTCCAATCTTTCACTCCATACTGTCTGGGTCTGCCTGGGCCATGTAGGCATCCAGTTCGGCATCCAAGTGACCCTTGGTCTTTGACATGTAGGCGTCCAATTGGTTGTCCAGTTGTTCACGTGTAACAGTTGGCCGGCCTACACCTCGGCCCCGCCCACGTCCACGTCCACCTCGACCAGCGAAACCACCACGCCCGCGTAGTCCACCACGGCCTGTCAATCAAAACATAAAGCAATGGTGActacctggcagagaacaagaGCCAGCCACTCAACTCAGTGGCTTAGAGTTCTGTCTATATATTCTAATTCAGTTCAAATGAAGTACAATGattttctcctgttttcatAACAGAGAAACCAGGGCATAATGGAGGAAGTAAAAAAACTATCAGACCTTGACCTCTGGCAACTCCTCCTCGAGCTACTCCTCGGGACATAGCTCCTCCCCTTCCAGCAGGTCCTCCACGATGGCGGCCTCCTCTACGCATTGGCACACGGCCAGCAGAGCCACGGCCTCGCATTGGGCCACCTGTAGACACCCGCTTCCCTGCATAATGCAATGTCATATTATCActcaaagcaagacaaaaatatcTCCAAATTAAGAATACAGTTGGAATCAGAACCATACATAAAGGTGAGATACAGTACAACTAGTTTGTGGCTACACACCTCTCAGAGACAAAGCTCCCCTCATTACTCCTCCTCTGGCTCGTCCTCGGAGGCCTCCCCTGGTCATTCCCCTcattcctcctctgcctccagcAGGTCCTCCACGCATCAGAGGCCCAATAGGCCGGCCCAGCCTGGCTTGGATGTTACTCTTCCCCAGGCGCTGCTTCAAACTCTGACACAAGTTAACCACAAATGCaactatgaaaaaaagaaatctgccaAACAATTGGGCACTTCTGAAAAAAGTAGCAGTCACAGGAACTTTATGATGACCCAAGGTTTTGCTCAGACAAACCAGaatttgcatgaaaacaaaaaatgcagcccTTGTATTCATTTGAATTATGTCAGCCCAGCAAAACCATCAAAAGATGCTACTGCAGAGGCATTGAGCTTGTTAGACCTTTTTCCACTGGCAACTGCTGACTACAGATGATTTTTGAGAGCCAGTAATAACACATAAACATGTggcatacagacacacacacactattatGACCACCTGACAAAATTGTGTTGGTCCTCCTTTTGCTGCCaaaggcatggactccactaggcttctgaaggtgtgctgtggttgTCCAGCACATACCACAGATGCTaaattggattgagatctggggaatttggaggccaagtcaacacctcaaatttgttgttgtgctcctcaaaccactcctgaaccatttttgacTTGTGGCACAGTGCATTaccctgcagaaagatgctccGACCTAGCTGTCTAGCCATCATGAAGAGACAACCAGtgctattcacttcacctgtcaatgGTCATGTTATGCCtgacgagtgtgtgtgtgtgtgtgtgtatatatacacaaacacacacatacacatatatatacatgtacaaATCTATATAGCTATACACATGtacatatctatatatctaGTGGCTCAGGTGCTAGAgtgggtcgtccaatgatcgaagggtcggcggttcgattcccgctctgtcctagtcatgtgctgttgtgtccttgggtaagacactttacccaccttgcctccagtgctgctactcacactggagtatgaatgtgtgtgaatgttggtggtggtggtcggaggagccgtaggcgcagattggCAGCCAcacttccgtcagtctgccccagggcagctgtggctacaaatgtagtttaccaccaccgagtgagaatgtgtgagtgaataactaatggattcattgtgaagtgctttgagtgccttgaaaagcgctatataaatctaatccatgaTATATACATact
It encodes the following:
- the chtopa gene encoding chromatin target of PRMT1a isoform X1, producing MSAASSQKVVLKSTTKVSLNERFTNMLKNKQPTAVSIRATMQQQHLASARNRRLAQQMENRPSVQAALNHKQSLKQRLGKSNIQARLGRPIGPLMRGGPAGGRGGMRGMTRGGLRGRARGGVMRGALSLRGKRVSTGGPMRGRGSAGRVPMRRGGRHRGGPAGRGGAMSRGVARGGVARGQGRGGLRGRGGFAGRGGRGRGRGRGVGRPTVTREQLDNQLDAYMSKTKGHLDAELDAYMAQADPDSME
- the chtopa gene encoding chromatin target of PRMT1a isoform X2; the encoded protein is MLKNKQPTAVSIRATMQQQHLASARNRRLAQQMENRPSVQAALNHKQSLKQRLGKSNIQARLGRPIGPLMRGGPAGGRGGMRGMTRGGLRGRARGGVMRGALSLRGKRVSTGGPMRGRGSAGRVPMRRGGRHRGGPAGRGGAMSRGVARGGVARGQGRGGLRGRGGFAGRGGRGRGRGRGVGRPTVTREQLDNQLDAYMSKTKGHLDAELDAYMAQADPDSME